One genomic region from Aliarcobacter cryaerophilus ATCC 43158 encodes:
- a CDS encoding mannose-1-phosphate guanylyltransferase/mannose-6-phosphate isomerase, with the protein MTNIILCGGSGTRLWPISRTLMPKQFVKLFSNKSLFQLTVERNSKLCKSQFIVSNSEQYFLALDQLEELSIDNNKYLLEPLARNTAPAIALACMALDYDEIVLVTPSDHLIKDEKEYEKVINKAKEFASNNKLVTFGITPTFAETGFGYIESINEFDVKAFHEKPNFKTATSYLKAGNYYWNSGMFCFKAGVFLDELKIYSPEIYETSKISFENATNTNNLIRIKYEDMANIPEDSIDYAVMEKSNIVKVIPSNISWSDVGSFDSLYEELPKDENNNTINENHISIDSKNNLIYGSERKIATVDIEDLIIIDTGDALLISKKGSSQKVKKVVEKLKESNSQLHNIHLTGYRPWGSYTILEESSGYKIKKIEVNPGKRLSLQKHFHRSEHWIVVSGTATVTVGDEKRLVRPNESTYIKAGELHRLENEGKISVVLIEAQVGEYTGEDDIVRVEDDFSRECKN; encoded by the coding sequence ATGACAAATATTATTTTATGCGGAGGAAGTGGAACAAGACTGTGGCCAATTAGTCGTACTCTTATGCCAAAACAGTTTGTTAAACTTTTTTCAAATAAGTCACTATTTCAATTAACGGTTGAGAGAAATAGTAAATTATGTAAATCACAATTTATAGTATCAAACTCTGAGCAATATTTTCTTGCATTAGACCAATTAGAAGAACTTAGTATTGATAATAATAAATACCTTCTTGAGCCTCTAGCAAGAAATACAGCTCCTGCAATTGCACTTGCTTGTATGGCTTTAGATTATGATGAAATAGTTCTTGTAACTCCAAGTGATCATTTAATAAAAGATGAAAAAGAGTATGAAAAAGTGATAAATAAAGCAAAAGAGTTTGCTTCTAATAATAAACTAGTTACATTTGGAATTACTCCAACATTTGCCGAAACTGGATTTGGATATATTGAAAGTATAAATGAGTTTGATGTAAAAGCCTTTCATGAAAAACCAAACTTTAAAACGGCAACTTCATATCTAAAAGCTGGAAACTATTATTGGAACTCTGGAATGTTTTGTTTTAAAGCAGGAGTATTCCTTGATGAACTTAAAATTTATTCACCTGAGATATATGAAACTTCAAAAATATCTTTTGAAAATGCAACAAATACAAACAACCTGATTAGAATAAAATATGAAGATATGGCAAATATTCCTGAGGATAGTATAGATTATGCTGTTATGGAGAAATCAAATATAGTCAAAGTAATTCCTTCAAATATATCGTGGAGTGATGTAGGAAGCTTTGATTCACTCTATGAAGAACTTCCAAAAGATGAAAATAATAATACTATAAATGAAAATCATATCTCAATTGATTCAAAAAATAATTTAATATATGGAAGTGAGCGAAAAATAGCAACTGTCGATATAGAAGATTTAATAATTATTGATACTGGTGATGCACTTTTGATATCAAAAAAAGGCTCTAGCCAAAAAGTTAAAAAAGTAGTTGAAAAACTAAAAGAGTCAAACTCACAACTGCATAATATTCACTTAACAGGATATAGACCTTGGGGGTCTTATACAATACTTGAAGAATCAAGTGGATATAAAATAAAAAAAATAGAAGTAAACCCAGGGAAAAGATTATCTCTACAAAAACATTTCCATAGAAGTGAACACTGGATTGTGGTATCAGGAACTGCAACTGTAACTGTTGGAGATGAAAAAAGATTAGTTCGACCGAATGAGAGTACATATATAAAAGCAGGGGAGCTTCATAGACTTGAAAATGAAGGTAAAATTTCAGTAGTTTTAATAGAAGCACAAGTTGGTGAATATACAGGTGAAGATGATATTGTAAGAGTTGAAGATGATTTTAGTAGAGAGTGTAAAAATTAG
- a CDS encoding MarR family EPS-associated transcriptional regulator, with protein MNQEEIELKILRSVDKVTSQRTIADEIGYSLGKVNYVLKNLIDKGFIKTQRFVNSENKIQYKYLLTPKGIKEKIEITEKFISIKKAEYDELQKELEVLKGLGES; from the coding sequence TTGAATCAAGAAGAGATAGAACTAAAAATTCTAAGAAGTGTAGATAAAGTCACAAGCCAAAGAACAATAGCAGATGAAATAGGCTATAGCTTGGGAAAAGTGAACTATGTACTTAAAAACTTAATTGATAAAGGTTTTATAAAAACTCAAAGATTTGTAAACTCAGAAAATAAAATCCAATATAAATACTTACTTACACCAAAAGGTATAAAAGAAAAAATTGAAATCACAGAAAAGTTTATTTCTATAAAAAAAGCTGAGTATGATGAGCTTCAAAAAGAGCTTGAAGTTTTGAAAGGTTTGGGGGAAAGTTAA
- a CDS encoding GDP-mannose mannosyl hydrolase has translation MILVESVKIRMLELEQFKTLVDIAPLVSIDFIIKNQDNKILLGKRVNKPACDYFFTLGGRVYKNETINEAKKRVLKDEIGLNIENFNPKFIGVFEHFYENSFVYDNISTHYVNLGYEIEVFYMQDLPTKQHNEYVWLSKDEIMNSNEVHKYVKDYFK, from the coding sequence ATGATTTTAGTAGAGAGTGTAAAAATTAGAATGCTTGAGCTAGAACAATTTAAAACTTTAGTAGATATCGCACCTTTAGTTTCAATAGATTTTATTATTAAAAATCAAGACAATAAAATACTTCTTGGAAAAAGAGTCAATAAACCAGCTTGTGATTACTTTTTTACACTTGGTGGAAGAGTTTATAAAAATGAAACTATAAATGAAGCAAAAAAAAGAGTATTAAAAGATGAAATTGGATTAAATATTGAAAATTTTAATCCAAAGTTTATAGGAGTGTTTGAGCACTTTTATGAAAATAGTTTTGTATATGATAATATATCAACACATTATGTAAATCTTGGATATGAGATAGAGGTATTTTATATGCAAGACTTACCAACAAAACAACACAATGAATATGTATGGTTAAGTAAGGATGAAATTATGAACTCAAATGAAGTTCATAAGTATGTAAAAGATTATTTTAAATAG